The genomic stretch GCCTGTGGAGTGGGATTTGGGGCAGGGGTACCCACCGTGGTGCGGGATCGTGTGACGAGGGCCTTGCTGGCATCTGAGTCACGGATAAGGGGCTCAGTGGTAAGCAGGTTCTGCAGGTACTGGTCGGGCAGCAAGACGAGGTGcgccagctccagcagctcaggaaggAACTGGGCTCGGGACCCCGGGTCGTGGCGTACCCAGCGCAGCACAGCCTcagccaggctctgctcctcctgcacctGCAGCTGGTCCTTGGAGAGGTAGACAGCCAACCTCTCCTTGGAGAGCTGGAGGAACTCCtcctgcagagagacagcttcAAAGTTCTCCTGCAGGAAAGACCAGGCCTTGGAGGAGACCTCAGGGCAGCCGTGGCTCTCGCCGAACTCGCAGATACCTAGGCAATTGGTGGCATCCATCTGCTGCCGGAGGTAGCGGCTGCAGACCTTCTGGATAGTGGGGAAATGCAGCTGGCTGGAGGTTCGCATCAGCCCCTCCACGTTGTCCTGGTTGATGGTGACCTTCCCCGTGTAGGCAAAGTCGAGCAGCATCTCCAGGGCACCAGGGTCCACCTCTTTCAGCTCCACCCGCGCTGCAATGCTCTCGGCGAAGTCACCGGAGAACATGGCATAGAAGTAGTGGCTGCAGAGGGCCAGGATGCCGCGGTGGCAGGGGAACTCCCGCCTGCCCGCCACCAGCGTCACATCTGCCAGCTTGGGGTTGGCGCGCAGCCgctgcagcccctccagcatGCCCTGGGCATGTGAAGGCAGGCAGAAGTCAAAGTCGTCCACATTCCTCACCATGGTGCTGGGGATGAGCGCAGTGCCTCGCTGGCTGACAGAGCCCCCGCGGAGCGTGGCAGGGGTGCCCCTGCCAGGAAAAGGCGATGACATCTCCCTCCCTCCGCACAGCCGCACCTTCCCAGCGCCTGATCTACAGGCGCAAGCAGGGACCAGGGAGGTGCTCCCTGGACCAACCCCCTTCCCACTTCCACCGGTGGCCTCCCCATGCTCCACAGCTGCCCTGCCGGAGCTGCCACCGACTTttagggggtggggggtggtgttTGGGGTGGGTTCGGACCCGCCCTGTCTCGCTCCCTCCCGCTCTCacctgg from Lathamus discolor isolate bLatDis1 chromosome 3, bLatDis1.hap1, whole genome shotgun sequence encodes the following:
- the KLHL30 gene encoding kelch-like protein 30 isoform X4, yielding MSSPFPGRGTPATLRGGSVSQRGTALIPSTMVRNVDDFDFCLPSHAQGMLEGLQRLRANPKLADVTLVAGRREFPCHRGILALCSHYFYAMFSGDFAESIAARVELKEVDPGALEMLLDFAYTGKVTINQDNVEGLMRTSSQLHFPTIQKVCSRYLRQQMDATNCLGICEFGESHGCPEVSSKAWSFLQENFEAVSLQEEFLQLSKERLAVYLSKDQLQVQEEQSLAEAVLRWVRHDPGSRAQFLPELLELAHLVLLPDQYLQNLLTTEPLIRDSDASKALVTRSRTTGQSDAAVQNSPTSLQKLEEVLVVVGGRVLEEGEDEDRGLQMPVTPRNFAFYNPKSRQWMALPDFPDYNKWGFSLVALNNDVYVTGTTVDVVEVERYDPYNKSWCAISPALKYVSNFAAASCLGKLYLVGSCAVKYNALTLQCYNPVQDLWSVITSPFIPKYLSAPRCATLRGLIYLIGDNTKKVHVYDPEANIWQKVQLLHTLHENGGMVALGDRLFVTGGHWKGMNGDYRVEMEVYDCTKDLWTREGSLPCLWLFHSSSSIFMDTSKWTEAFQGDRR